The Brachyhypopomus gauderio isolate BG-103 chromosome 12, BGAUD_0.2, whole genome shotgun sequence genome window below encodes:
- the slc35e1 gene encoding solute carrier family 35 member E1 isoform X1, whose product MAMTTASVTTPQQMRDRLLQAIDCQSNIHNMVAVLDVISSLEKYPITKEALEETRLGKLINDLRKRTRNEDLAKRAKKLLRNWQKLIEPQENEVLPKELSSTANTAVRRSQTPSQPVSRNIQTVTDIDEKLTISSSFSQAERLCPVNHKSGQKADENLSKLKVSRTLVCGQISAVSSTSQHVVGPEVFSGVALATAKPHLSYSELNKQSTTSTVLKTSVLQQYGQRDRAASERGQHKCQSHYTPAGLRTVKQLVATKWPKSLAVSESETFSALLLNSSIQTSHTESLQPTETLPQWENETLQNSEKTREQINSLQNKSKCLARLQSGLLSEVTNVETEKDGTSSEGRRRKHQLRDYSANLEESCKSARVKNRKLTFDPFTQQIRPTVVGQSEEQYTSVVDVNEADSLKQSSSVSSPSSLHKTSWKELSQNEIVKYYLNLQNNLLKTSGNQSPGSHFFVNENVKHEDDHVRDSNETCVLVPSITETVLPGIDRDITVEDLDRIHSKHWPGVNGCYDSKGHWYGWTRCISLEPYVDGSKLNILPYVCID is encoded by the exons ATGGCCATGACAACAGCATCGGTAACAACACCGCAGCAAATGAGAGACCGATTGCTTCAAGCCATTGATTGTCAAAGTAAT ATCCATAATATGGTAGCAGTGCTGGATGTAATTTCCAGTTTAGAGAAGTACCCGATCACCAAGGAGGCACTTGAG GAAACCCGGCTTGGCAAGTTGATCAATGACTTGAGGAAGAGGACCAGGAATGAGGATCTTGCCAAGCGTGCGAAGAAGCTTCTACGTAACTGGCAGAAGCTGATAGAGCCACAAGAAAATGAAGTATTGCCAAAAGAACTTTCTAGCACTGCAAACACTGCTGTCAGACGCAGTCAGACTCCGTCTCAGCCCGTTTCAAGAAACATTCAGACTGTAACTGATATTGATGAGAAGTTGACCATATCCAGCAGTTTCTCACAAGCAGAAAGATTGTGCCCTGTCAATCACAAAAGTGGGCAGAAAGCAGATGAGAACCTATCAAAATTAAAGGTCTCAAGAACATTGGTCTGTGGACAGATATCAGCAGTGTCCTCAACCAGTCAACATGTTGTGGGTCCAGAGGTTTTTTCTGGTGTAGCTCTTGCCACTGCCAAACCTCACCTCAGTTATTCAGAGCTCAACAAACAATCCACTACTTCCACAGTGCTCAAGACCTCAGTACTGCAACAATatggacagagggacagagctgCTTCTGAGAGAGGACAGCACAAATGCCAGAGCCACTACACACCTGCGGGTCTTAGAACAGTCAAGCAGTTGGTAGCAACTAAGTGGCCAAAATCTCTTGCTGTCTCGGAGTCTGAAACTTTTTCTGCGCTGTTGTTAAACTCTTCCATCCAGACAAGTCACACTGAGAGTCTACAACCAACGGAGACCTTGCCACAATGGGAAAATGAAACCCTCCAAAACAGTGAAAAGACACGCGAGCAAATAAATAGCTTGCAAAATAAGTCCAAATGTTTAGCACGGCTCCAGTCAGGCTTGCTCAGTGAGGTTACCAATGTGGAAACTGAAAAAGATGGAACTTCTTCTGAAGGAAGGAGGAGAAAGCATCAGCTAAGAGACTATTCTGCCAATCTGGAGGAGAGCTGTAAATCCGCTCGAGTGAAAAATCGTAAACTAACTTTTGATCCCTTCACACAACAAATCAGACCCACAGTGGTGGGTCAGAGCGAGGAGCAATACACTTCAGTGGTTGATGTTAACGAGGCAGACAGCCTTAAACAGAGCTCTTCTGTTTCTTCGCCCAGTTCTTTGCACAAGACAAGCTGGAAAGAGTTGTCTCAAAATGAAATTGTCAAGTATTATTTAAACCTTCAAAATAATTTGTTAAAAACATCTGGAAATCAATCCCCAGGTTCACATTTTTTTGTGaatgaaaatgtaaaacatGAAGATGATCATGTGAGAGACTCCAACGAAACCTGTGTCCTGGTGCCAAGCATCACTGAGACAGTCCTGCCAGGGATAGATCGGGACATTACAGTAGAAGACCTTGATAGAATACACAGTAAGCACTGGCCAGGGGTTAATGGCTGTTACGACAGCAAAGGTCATTGGTATGGCTGGACTCGATGCATATCCTTAGAGCCATATGTGGATGGAAGTAAACTAAATATTTTGCCATATGTTTGTATAGACTAA
- the smim7 gene encoding small integral membrane protein 7, with protein sequence MIGDLLIFGTLLINAGAVLNFKLKKKESQSHGFGEEPRGSRTGDNIREFLLSLRYFRIFIALWNIFIMFCMIVLFGS encoded by the exons ATGATTGGGGACCTGTTAATATTTGG GACTCTGCTAATAAACGCCGGAGCggttttaaattttaaact GAAAAAGAAAGAGTCGCAATCGCATGGTTTCGGTGAAGAACCGCGCGGATCCAGGACAG GTGATAACATCAGAGAGTTTTTACTGAGTCTGAGGTACTTCCGCATATTCATAGCCCTGTGGAATATCTTCATAATGTTCTGCATGATCGT GTTATTTGGCTCATAA
- the slc35e1 gene encoding solute carrier family 35 member E1 isoform X2, which translates to MNHETRLGKLINDLRKRTRNEDLAKRAKKLLRNWQKLIEPQENEVLPKELSSTANTAVRRSQTPSQPVSRNIQTVTDIDEKLTISSSFSQAERLCPVNHKSGQKADENLSKLKVSRTLVCGQISAVSSTSQHVVGPEVFSGVALATAKPHLSYSELNKQSTTSTVLKTSVLQQYGQRDRAASERGQHKCQSHYTPAGLRTVKQLVATKWPKSLAVSESETFSALLLNSSIQTSHTESLQPTETLPQWENETLQNSEKTREQINSLQNKSKCLARLQSGLLSEVTNVETEKDGTSSEGRRRKHQLRDYSANLEESCKSARVKNRKLTFDPFTQQIRPTVVGQSEEQYTSVVDVNEADSLKQSSSVSSPSSLHKTSWKELSQNEIVKYYLNLQNNLLKTSGNQSPGSHFFVNENVKHEDDHVRDSNETCVLVPSITETVLPGIDRDITVEDLDRIHSKHWPGVNGCYDSKGHWYGWTRCISLEPYVDGSKLNILPYVCID; encoded by the exons ATGAATCAT GAAACCCGGCTTGGCAAGTTGATCAATGACTTGAGGAAGAGGACCAGGAATGAGGATCTTGCCAAGCGTGCGAAGAAGCTTCTACGTAACTGGCAGAAGCTGATAGAGCCACAAGAAAATGAAGTATTGCCAAAAGAACTTTCTAGCACTGCAAACACTGCTGTCAGACGCAGTCAGACTCCGTCTCAGCCCGTTTCAAGAAACATTCAGACTGTAACTGATATTGATGAGAAGTTGACCATATCCAGCAGTTTCTCACAAGCAGAAAGATTGTGCCCTGTCAATCACAAAAGTGGGCAGAAAGCAGATGAGAACCTATCAAAATTAAAGGTCTCAAGAACATTGGTCTGTGGACAGATATCAGCAGTGTCCTCAACCAGTCAACATGTTGTGGGTCCAGAGGTTTTTTCTGGTGTAGCTCTTGCCACTGCCAAACCTCACCTCAGTTATTCAGAGCTCAACAAACAATCCACTACTTCCACAGTGCTCAAGACCTCAGTACTGCAACAATatggacagagggacagagctgCTTCTGAGAGAGGACAGCACAAATGCCAGAGCCACTACACACCTGCGGGTCTTAGAACAGTCAAGCAGTTGGTAGCAACTAAGTGGCCAAAATCTCTTGCTGTCTCGGAGTCTGAAACTTTTTCTGCGCTGTTGTTAAACTCTTCCATCCAGACAAGTCACACTGAGAGTCTACAACCAACGGAGACCTTGCCACAATGGGAAAATGAAACCCTCCAAAACAGTGAAAAGACACGCGAGCAAATAAATAGCTTGCAAAATAAGTCCAAATGTTTAGCACGGCTCCAGTCAGGCTTGCTCAGTGAGGTTACCAATGTGGAAACTGAAAAAGATGGAACTTCTTCTGAAGGAAGGAGGAGAAAGCATCAGCTAAGAGACTATTCTGCCAATCTGGAGGAGAGCTGTAAATCCGCTCGAGTGAAAAATCGTAAACTAACTTTTGATCCCTTCACACAACAAATCAGACCCACAGTGGTGGGTCAGAGCGAGGAGCAATACACTTCAGTGGTTGATGTTAACGAGGCAGACAGCCTTAAACAGAGCTCTTCTGTTTCTTCGCCCAGTTCTTTGCACAAGACAAGCTGGAAAGAGTTGTCTCAAAATGAAATTGTCAAGTATTATTTAAACCTTCAAAATAATTTGTTAAAAACATCTGGAAATCAATCCCCAGGTTCACATTTTTTTGTGaatgaaaatgtaaaacatGAAGATGATCATGTGAGAGACTCCAACGAAACCTGTGTCCTGGTGCCAAGCATCACTGAGACAGTCCTGCCAGGGATAGATCGGGACATTACAGTAGAAGACCTTGATAGAATACACAGTAAGCACTGGCCAGGGGTTAATGGCTGTTACGACAGCAAAGGTCATTGGTATGGCTGGACTCGATGCATATCCTTAGAGCCATATGTGGATGGAAGTAAACTAAATATTTTGCCATATGTTTGTATAGACTAA